A genomic region of Desulfomicrobium escambiense DSM 10707 contains the following coding sequences:
- a CDS encoding type II 3-dehydroquinate dehydratase, protein MDILVVNGPNLGYLGQRQPEVYGSQGMDALPELVQRLLGENARHVTLTLFQSNSEGTLIDRLEEAWKANVHGLVLNAGAYTHTSLALADCLAWIRIPCVEVHLSNVHARASAIRHQSLIARHCIGAIAGFGIMSYALAVQALWQRLGSPEA, encoded by the coding sequence ATGGACATCCTCGTCGTTAACGGCCCCAATCTCGGGTATCTCGGGCAACGTCAGCCCGAGGTCTACGGATCACAAGGCATGGACGCTCTCCCCGAACTGGTGCAACGCCTGCTCGGGGAGAACGCGCGTCATGTCACCCTGACGCTGTTCCAGTCGAACAGCGAGGGCACCCTCATTGATCGTCTCGAAGAGGCCTGGAAAGCCAACGTCCACGGCTTGGTCCTCAATGCCGGGGCGTACACCCACACCAGCCTGGCCCTGGCCGACTGTCTGGCCTGGATCAGGATTCCTTGCGTGGAGGTGCATCTGAGCAACGTGCACGCCCGCGCCTCGGCCATCCGCCACCAGAGCCTCATCGCCAGGCACTGCATCGGGGCTATTGCCGGTTTCGGCATTATGAGCTATGCGCTCGCAGTCCAGGCGCTCTGGCAGCGTCTGGGCAGCCCTGAAGCCTGA
- the efp gene encoding elongation factor P, producing the protein MLATSDFKKGRKIEIDGAPCEILECNHYKPGKGGAFMRTKYRNLITGAVVEQNFRSGIKFPRPDLEVREMQYLYNEGDGYAFMDMTTYEQISIPNSIIGGKGGFLKEAQAYKVMLYEGRPLDIELSGSVVLEVTITDPGIKGDTVTGASKPATLETGLVVNVPLFVEIGTKIKVNTETGEYLGRE; encoded by the coding sequence ATGTTAGCGACAAGCGATTTCAAGAAAGGCAGAAAGATAGAGATTGACGGTGCTCCCTGCGAGATTCTGGAGTGCAATCACTACAAGCCGGGCAAGGGCGGGGCGTTCATGCGCACCAAGTACCGCAACCTGATCACCGGAGCCGTGGTCGAGCAGAATTTCCGCTCCGGCATCAAGTTTCCCAGGCCCGACCTGGAAGTCCGCGAGATGCAGTATCTCTACAACGAGGGCGACGGCTACGCCTTCATGGACATGACCACCTACGAGCAGATTTCCATCCCGAACAGCATCATCGGCGGCAAGGGCGGCTTCCTCAAGGAAGCCCAGGCCTACAAGGTCATGCTGTACGAAGGGCGCCCCCTGGATATCGAACTGTCCGGTTCGGTCGTCCTGGAAGTGACCATAACCGACCCCGGCATCAAGGGCGACACGGTCACCGGCGCGTCCAAGCCGGCGACGCTCGAAACGGGCCTGGTGGTCAACGTGCCGCTCTTCGTCGAGATCGGCACCAAGATCAAGGTCAACACGGAAACGGGCGAATACCTCGGCCGCGAATAA